From the genome of Miscanthus floridulus cultivar M001 chromosome 10, ASM1932011v1, whole genome shotgun sequence, one region includes:
- the LOC136489485 gene encoding UPF0481 protein At3g47200-like produces the protein MEVIKHSAVDYFFERLATPREEIYKKFIPIARAARSCYVDVSAFAGITDDEFFSMMFVDAIFLVQFIGSLGSDHRLDSMVSPYLVGITRDMMLLENQIPWLVVQFFMALSPSPLSLEQIVQQLILWTGLITKEPLVVDLGESFKPSHLLCLLRSYRAGRSGRRRVDPRRFSAGKVTTSAGELTKMGIELRAGKTTANFSGMDLVKGPLFAHLSLVPLYLESVTACWLVNMAALETYTESATMGDDCSINSYLAFVSSLMNREQDVRELRARGIVDGFSDQHTLDFFEGLSQYLTPGHVYLRTMLDIQEYKKGRWLWIAVYRFLHSNWKTIATVLPVVSVLVGILKTLLSLKQHTS, from the coding sequence ATGGAGGTGATCAAGCACAGTGCTGTCGACTACTTCTTCGAGAGGCTAGCTACACCGCGGGAGGAAATCTACAAGAAATTCATCCCCATCGCACGCGCAGCCCGCAGTTGCTATGTGGATGTCAGTGCGTTTGCAGGTATCACCGATGATGAGTTCTTTTCCATGATGTTTGTGGATGCAATATTCTTAGTGCAGTTCATCGGCAGTCTTGGGTCTGATCATCGGCTAGATAGTATGGTCAGCCCGTACTTGGTGGGAATAACGAGGGACATGATGCTACTCGAGAACCAGATCCCTTGGCTGGTGGTCCAGTTCTTCATGGCCCTGTCGCCCTCGCCCTTGTCCCTGGAACAAATTGTCCAACAATTGATACTATGGACTGGTTTAATCACCAAAGAACCCCTGGTGGTTGATCTCGGCGAGAGTTTCAAGCCTTCACATCTCCTTTGCCTCCTGCGAAGCTACAGAGCAGGCCGCAGCGGACGTCGTAGAGTGGACCCTAGACGCTTCTCTGCCGGGAAGGTCACCACCAGTGCAGGGGAGCTCACAAAGATGGGCATCGAGCTTCGAGCCGGCAAGACGACGGCCAACTTTTCGGGCATGGACCTTGTCAAAGGCCCCTTGTTTGCCCACCTCTCCCTGGTGCCTTTGTATCTGGAAAGCGTCACAGCATGCTGGCTTGTCAACATGGCAGCATTGGAGACGTACACGGAGAGTGCTACGATGGGCGACGACTGCTCCATCAACTCATACCTTGCCTTCGTCTCGAGCCTGATGAACCGGGAGCAGGACGTACGCGAGCTGCGCGCCAGGGGCATCGTGGATGGTTTCAGCGACCAGCACACCCTCGACTTCTTTGAGGGCCTGTCCCAGTATTTGACCCCAGGCCACGTCTACTTGAGAACAATGCTAGACATTCAGGAGTATAAGAAGGGGCGGTGGCTGTGGATAGCCgtctacaggttcctccacagcAACTGGAAAACCATTGCCACGGTGTTGCCCGTCGTCAGTGTGCTCGTGGGAATCCTTAAGACGCTCCTTTCTCTCAAGCAACACACTAGCTAA